The Apteryx mantelli isolate bAptMan1 chromosome 27, bAptMan1.hap1, whole genome shotgun sequence genome includes the window AGCAGTGCTCAGTTCTTCGTATTTTGGGCTGACTGCTGGAGGCTTGTTTTTGTGAAAGTAGCTCCTGTGTTCGCACGAACCTGGATGCTAAAATCAGAGAAACGGGTTGCGCGGGGGACATGGGGTGTAAACCCCTGTGAGTGGCAGCCCGAGCTGATTTAAGGGGATGCCAGGCGGCAGCAGGCAGCGCAGGCAGGCGTCCGGCGCCCCGGGAAGGTGCGCAGGAGCCGGCCCTCATCTGCACCGGCCCTCGCTGTGCAAACAGGCCCATCGCTCTGTGTGACCGGGGGCCGGATCCTGCCCTCATCCCTACTGTGTGAAGCAGGTGCTGGGGTCCAGGCCAGGCCCCGCAGCCCGTTCGCATGCTGTGGGCTGCTCGGACGCGCAGTGTCCGGCAGTGCCACCGCCTCGGGGACAGGCGGCAGTGGGAGGAAGTTCCCTTCCCCTTTAAATGCAAATCCCAGCCTGGGCCTGCAGCTGGGACACGGTGTCCTGCGGGCTCGGGGACGCAGCCGGGTTGGCACCGCACGCCAGGCACCGCGGCCTGGCGCAGGTCAGTCCCCTCCGCCGGCGGGGCCACGCTGCTCGGGGAGGGTGGCCGGAGTCTGCGGGCAAAGGGGCTCGTGCGGCCTCCGCCGGACACCCCTGTCCCGCTGCCGCGCAGGGGCCCGGGGGGACAGAGGCGCTTGGCTGGGGCTGAAACGCGGTGGGTGGTGAGGGAGCCCCCCCGAACCCCTGCTGTGGGTTCTGCCCCGGCTCTCGGTTAGGGCAGCCGGGGCatttccctgccctgccctcggTGCGCGCGCATGTGCCTGGAATCCTTGTCCGCAGCTCTGGGGAATGCCAGCGAAAAACAGCCCCCGGCTGGGAATGCCCAGGCTGCTTTGCAGCGCCTGGAGGGGGTGGATGAGGCCCCCGGGCTTCGCTCCGCACCGCGGGATGCTCTGACATGGACACTGGGATAACACAGCCTGAGCAACAGCAAGAGCCTGGGCTGCGGCCCGTCGCCACGCCGTGCCACGCCGCTGCGCGGGGCCAGACCACGAGAGCCCGCGGAGCCCTGCCGCAGCTCGGCTGCGTTTGTAGCCGGCACGGTACGGCGTGGCGGGGTCTCAGGGCGAGCCATGCCGAGGCAGCGCCGTGCCGCACGCTGGGGTGTCCTGTCCGAGCCCCCAGGAAAACGCCAGCAAAGCTCGGGCAGGATGGGCAGCGCTGCCCTGGGAGGGACTGtccgggcgctgctccccgcgggTCCCCGAGTCCCTGTCAGCTCCAGGGCACAAGGACAGGAGAGCCGCAGGGTCGCAAACGCTTCGGGGCACGGAGAGGCCCTGCAAGCACCTcggaggggccggggctgccaAGAGCCTTGTGTCCTTCCCACGCAGGGTctcccccctgctgcccccaaaCCCTTGGCCAGCCCCGCGATGGACGACAAGAAGAAGAAGCAGAGCCCCAAGGCGTGCCTGGCGCCCGCCGGGACGCTGCGGAAGCTGCCGCTGCCCACCAGCAAGAGCACCTCCTtcgcgctgccgctgccccacCTGCCCTTGCCCAAGCAGCGGGCCAAGCTCAGGCGGTCAGTGCCAGCCCGGGGGGGTGGGCGGCAGCCCCCCACGGCCACCCCGCGGCCCCTCCGGCGCCAGGGCCAGGCGATGCCACGTGTGTTTTCCTCCACGCAGGACAAGCAAGGAGAAAGCGCAGGTGGCgccggccgggggcagcgcgggggccccgctgggggccctgctgcagcacagcttcCTCACCGACGTCTCCGACGTCTGCGAGATGGAGGGCGGGCTGCTGAACCTCCTCAACGACTTCCACTCGGGCAAGCTGCAGGCCTTCGgtgcgggggccggggcgcgcggggtgGGGGGCCAGGGCGGCGTGGGCCGGGCCAGGCTGGGCCGTGACGGCTCCTCGGTGCCGGCGCAGGGAAGGAGTGCTCCTTCGAGCAGCTGGAGCACGTGCGGGAGATGCAGGAGAAGCTGGCGCGCCTCCACTTCAGCCTCGACGTCTACGTGGAGGAGCTCTCCGAGGAGCAGAAGAAGACGGTGGCTGACAGGAACTTGGACCAGCTGCTGACGAACGTGAGCAcgacctcttcctcctcctcctcctcctgctcacccCGCTGTGCGGCCTGGTCCTGCTCTGGTTTTGGCCATGGCCGCAGCGTGCCGGCCGGCGTCCTAGCcgctcttctccttccttccttgcagctggAGGAGCTCAGCAACTCCATGTATCCTCGGGCAGGGCGCCGGGAGGGTGGGcgtgggcagcggtgggggcCGCGTGGCCGCGCTTTCCCTTGACGCCAGGCCCAGACAGAAGCTGCACCTGGCGGAGCACCCGGAGCCGGAGGACGCCGCCTCGGCCTGACCTCCGTGGGCCCCCGCTGCCGCCCTCGCGCCCCCCCGGCAGGAAGCGGCGTGGTGGGGATGTGGTCCCGCGCTGAGGCTGGGGCAGCTCATCGCCCTGGTGGGGGCTGAGGGGAAGGGGCGGCCTGGTcaacctcccccccacccccgccgccATTTTGGTGGGACCCACAATAACGGCTCGAGGGCGGGAGGGGGCGTGGCCCGGCGGGAGGGGGCGTGGCCCGCCGGCGCCCGGCACCGCCCCCGCCGGCGCGGATGGGTGACGTCATTCGGCAGCGCCGGGCGGTCGCGGccatggagctggagctggagctggagctggggccgggggaggaggggcggcggcggctgcgcgccTTGATCCGCCTGCAggtggggacggggggggggggggaaccgctggggggcccggggggggcagcTGGATGGGGGAGCCCGGGGCCTGCACAGCCGGATGGGGCCCTTGGGGCACCGCTGAGGGTATTGGGGGAGTGTGGGGGGGGGCCCAGCTGGGGGTTACTGGTGCAGCCTTGGGGCACAGCGGGATGGGGTCCCGAGGGCGGTTCCTGGGCAGAGTCCCGGGGCGCAGCTGGATGGCGCTTCCCATGCAGGGATGCGGCTTGGGTGTCTTAGGGGGATGCGCAGGGCACAGCTGGGCGGGTCCGCGGAGGGGGCTGCACTGCTGGGCAAGGGGCACCGCTGGATGGGGGTCCCCTGGGGGAGGCTGCACGGCTGGAGGGGGCCCTGGGCCAGCTGGACAGTTTGCAGGCACTGTTTCATTAAAACTGAAACCATCCAAAAAGCCAACAGAGAACGTGTTCATTCCTTGTCCGTAAGACGTTTCCCCTGGGGGCTACATGGTCACAGACCggcggggggacggggaggggTCTCGCTGGCATCCAGCAGCTTAACGGCACACCCAGCTCCACCGGCGcctctgccctgtgcttgcaggcCTGCGTCAGGGGCTACCTGTGGCGGAAGCAGTTTCAGAGCTTGAGGGCAGAGTATGAGGCCGTGGTGAAGGAGATCGAAGGAGACCTGGACCAGCTGGAGTGGAGGGGGCAGTACCTGCTGAGGCCTGTGTTTGTGGAGAAGGTCCGTGCCTTCGCCTGCGCTGTCATTCCCGGGAAAGCTAGTTTGCAGGTCGGGCAGGGGCTTTCGCAGCTTAGTCTGAGAGGGAAGAGTGCGCCAGCACCAAACTGATCCACGCGGGTGGTGGGGCCTGATGTCCAGACAGCAAAGCTGCCGACGATTCTCTTCTGCAGCGCGGTCTCAGTAGCTTGTATTTCTACCAAAGAAAAAACAACGATTATGTAGCAAGGGCTTGTTTTTGTCTCCCCAATTTGTGTCATTGAGTTCCAGACTGAGGACTTCTTCTTGTGGATGAACCTTAGTCACAGATTAAACATCTGAACTGTGCACATGACTCCTGCAGTTTTTGCCCATGTGTACCAAcctcacttgttcacactgagtGATCTGATCAGCTCTTGCGGTGGTTGAGCATTGCTCTTTAATGAGCTCACCACTTCTGGAACAAAGGCCCTTTAAAATGTTAGCGATGGCTCAAACCAGCGCATGTTGGTATCATGCCAGAGTTGCTGCTAACTGCAGGTCGCTGGCTGGGACAAAAGCACTGGCCCACAGAAGAGCCAACCTTtgagatttttatatttttgtctcTATGTTCAGTTGTTTGCATGTTGTTCTTCTAGAAGCCAGTGGAAGTAAAGTGTTCAACTACCCAAGAGACTGTATCAAGTGATAAGGCCAGCACAGAGAAATTGCAGGAGGAGAAATGTCTCTTGGAGGCTTCTGAACCAGAAAGAGACTGGGGC containing:
- the CCDC28B gene encoding coiled-coil domain-containing protein 28B isoform X5; translated protein: MLWAARTRSVRQCHRLGDRRQWEEVPFPFKCKSQPGPAAGTRCPAGSGTQPGWHRTPGTAAWRRVSPLLPPNPWPAPRWTTRRRSRAPRRAWRPPGRCGSCRCPPARAPPSRCRCPTCPCPSSGPSSGGQCQPGGVGGSPPRPPRGPSGARARRCHVCFPPRRTSKEKAQVAPAGGSAGAPLGALLQHSFLTDVSDVCEMEGGLLNLLNDFHSGKLQAFGKECSFEQLEHVREMQEKLARLHFSLDVYVEELSEEQKKTVADRNLDQLLTNLEELSNSIQKLHLAEHPEPEDAASA
- the CCDC28B gene encoding coiled-coil domain-containing protein 28B isoform X4 — encoded protein: MLWAARTRSVRQCHRLGDRRQWEEVPFPFKCKSQPGPAAGTRCPAGSGTQPGWHRTPGTAAWRRVSPLLPPNPWPAPRWTTRRRSRAPRRAWRPPGRCGSCRCPPARAPPSRCRCPTCPCPSSGPSSGGQCQPGGVGGSPPRPPRGPSGARARRCHVCFPPRRTSKEKAQVAPAGGSAGAPLGALLQHSFLTDVSDVCEMEGGLLNLLNDFHSGKLQAFGKECSFEQLEHVREMQEKLARLHFSLDVYVEELSEEQKKTVADRNLDQLLTNLEELSNSMYPRAGRREGGRGQRWGPRGRAFP
- the CCDC28B gene encoding coiled-coil domain-containing protein 28B isoform X2, with translation MLWAARTRSVRQCHRLGDRRQWEEVPFPFKCKSQPGPAAGTRCPAGSGTQPGWHRTPGTAAWRRVSPLLPPNPWPAPRWTTRRRSRAPRRAWRPPGRCGSCRCPPARAPPSRCRCPTCPCPSSGPSSGGQCQPGGVGGSPPRPPRGPSGARARRCHVCFPPRRTSKEKAQVAPAGGSAGAPLGALLQHSFLTDVSDVCEMEGGLLNLLNDFHSGKLQAFGKECSFEQLEHVREMQEKLARLHFSLDVYVEELSEEQKKTVADRNLDQLLTNVSTTSSSSSSSCSPRCAAWSCSGFGHGRSVPAGVLAALLLPSLQLEELSNSIQKLHLAEHPEPEDAASA
- the CCDC28B gene encoding coiled-coil domain-containing protein 28B isoform X8, translated to MDDKKKKQSPKACLAPAGTLRKLPLPTSKSTSFALPLPHLPLPKQRAKLRRTSKEKAQVAPAGGSAGAPLGALLQHSFLTDVSDVCEMEGGLLNLLNDFHSGKLQAFGKECSFEQLEHVREMQEKLARLHFSLDVYVEELSEEQKKTVADRNLDQLLTNLEELSNSIQKLHLAEHPEPEDAASA
- the CCDC28B gene encoding coiled-coil domain-containing protein 28B isoform X6, yielding MDDKKKKQSPKACLAPAGTLRKLPLPTSKSTSFALPLPHLPLPKQRAKLRRTSKEKAQVAPAGGSAGAPLGALLQHSFLTDVSDVCEMEGGLLNLLNDFHSGKLQAFGKECSFEQLEHVREMQEKLARLHFSLDVYVEELSEEQKKTVADRNLDQLLTNVSTTSSSSSSSCSPRCAAWSCSGFGHGRSVPAGVLAALLLPSLQLEELSNSMYPRAGRREGGRGQRWGPRGRAFP
- the CCDC28B gene encoding coiled-coil domain-containing protein 28B isoform X7, with amino-acid sequence MDDKKKKQSPKACLAPAGTLRKLPLPTSKSTSFALPLPHLPLPKQRAKLRRTSKEKAQVAPAGGSAGAPLGALLQHSFLTDVSDVCEMEGGLLNLLNDFHSGKLQAFGKECSFEQLEHVREMQEKLARLHFSLDVYVEELSEEQKKTVADRNLDQLLTNLEELSNSMYPRAGRREGGRGQRWGPRGRAFP
- the CCDC28B gene encoding coiled-coil domain-containing protein 28B isoform X3 — protein: MLWAARTRSVRQCHRLGDRRQWEEVPFPFKCKSQPGPAAGTRCPAGSGTQPGWHRTPGTAAWRRVSPLLPPNPWPAPRWTTRRRSRAPRRAWRPPGRCGSCRCPPARAPPSRCRCPTCPCPSSGPSSGGQCQPGGVGGSPPRPPRGPSGARARRCHVCFPPRRTSKEKAQVAPAGGSAGAPLGALLQHSFLTDVSDVCEMEGGLLNLLNDFHSGKECSFEQLEHVREMQEKLARLHFSLDVYVEELSEEQKKTVADRNLDQLLTNVSTTSSSSSSSCSPRCAAWSCSGFGHGRSVPAGVLAALLLPSLQLEELSNSMYPRAGRREGGRGQRWGPRGRAFP
- the CCDC28B gene encoding coiled-coil domain-containing protein 28B isoform X1; translated protein: MLWAARTRSVRQCHRLGDRRQWEEVPFPFKCKSQPGPAAGTRCPAGSGTQPGWHRTPGTAAWRRVSPLLPPNPWPAPRWTTRRRSRAPRRAWRPPGRCGSCRCPPARAPPSRCRCPTCPCPSSGPSSGGQCQPGGVGGSPPRPPRGPSGARARRCHVCFPPRRTSKEKAQVAPAGGSAGAPLGALLQHSFLTDVSDVCEMEGGLLNLLNDFHSGKLQAFGKECSFEQLEHVREMQEKLARLHFSLDVYVEELSEEQKKTVADRNLDQLLTNVSTTSSSSSSSCSPRCAAWSCSGFGHGRSVPAGVLAALLLPSLQLEELSNSMYPRAGRREGGRGQRWGPRGRAFP